The proteins below come from a single Nostoc sp. KVJ3 genomic window:
- the polA gene encoding DNA polymerase I: protein MSETFTSVTATRPTFILVDGHSLAYRSYFAFAKGRDGGLRTKAGIPTSICFGFVKCLLEVMATQQPQAMAIAFDLGEATFRHEADETYKADRKETPEDFIPDLANLHELLNGFNLPIFTAPGFEADDVLGTLAQRVTAAGYRVKILTGDRDLFQLIDSDKEITVLNFSPDAIKRSTNSITEFEAEQVKEKMGVLPSQIIDFKALCGDKSDNIPGVKGIGEKTAVQLLNTYGSLDHIYAALDEIKGATQKKLANGKEDADKSRYLATIVLDVPIEINLEDCKLKGFDISVLSPILEKLEFKSFLGRINDLQQRFGGQVEEKPEAKTDAINPNSELKDDENNDLWFFSASDTAAVAQKSISPITPLIVNTEAKLTELVKLLQTFTNPETPVAWDTETTSLEPRDAELVGIGCCWGMQPDEVAYIPVGHKTGENLHKDLVLEALRPILESADYPKALQNAKFDRLVLKCQGINLAGVVFDPMLASYILNPDSSHNLMDLGQRYLGLIAKSYLDLVPKGKTIADIDIPAVADYCGMDAYSTFGLVEKLREKLEQIPSLSKLLAEVEQPLEEVLAQMEYTGVRINSAYLKELSQHLEIELVRLKQEATEIAGENFNLGSPKQLSQILFEKLGLSTRHSRKIQTGFSTDAATLERLQEDDKSGFVEAIIEYRTLSKLKSTYVDALPALVRPDTQRVHTDFNQAATSTGRLSSSNPNLQNIPIRTAFSRQIRKAFLPETGWLMVAADYSQIELRILAHLSQEPILVQAYQQNEDVHTVTARLVFEKENITSEERGMAKTINFGVIYGMGSLRFSRSTGIDKNIANEFIKRFNERYPKVFGYLEQVKKEAIALGYVETILGRRRYFDFTNNSLRRLKGSNPEDIDLSKLKNLGAYDAGLLRSAANAPIQGSNADIIKIAMVRLHEVLKNYQARLLLQVHDELVFEIPPDEWEELQPQIKSVMENAVQLSVPLLVEARVGENWMDTK, encoded by the coding sequence ATGTCTGAAACTTTCACTTCTGTAACTGCAACACGCCCCACGTTCATCCTTGTAGATGGACACTCCTTGGCCTATCGTTCGTACTTTGCTTTTGCCAAAGGGCGAGATGGAGGACTGCGTACCAAAGCAGGGATTCCGACGAGTATATGTTTTGGTTTTGTGAAGTGCTTGCTGGAGGTAATGGCAACACAACAGCCGCAAGCAATGGCGATCGCTTTTGATTTGGGTGAGGCCACCTTTCGCCACGAAGCTGACGAGACTTATAAAGCCGATCGCAAGGAAACGCCGGAAGACTTCATTCCCGATTTAGCAAACCTGCATGAGTTACTGAATGGCTTCAATTTACCAATTTTTACTGCCCCTGGTTTCGAGGCGGATGATGTTTTGGGAACCTTAGCACAGCGAGTAACTGCTGCTGGGTATAGGGTGAAGATTCTCACAGGCGATCGCGATTTATTTCAACTGATCGACTCTGACAAAGAAATCACTGTTCTGAATTTTAGTCCAGATGCCATAAAACGCTCTACAAATAGCATTACGGAATTTGAAGCAGAACAAGTCAAAGAAAAAATGGGCGTTTTGCCTTCACAAATTATCGATTTCAAAGCTCTTTGTGGTGATAAATCAGATAATATTCCTGGAGTCAAGGGAATTGGGGAAAAGACAGCAGTGCAGCTGCTAAATACCTATGGTTCCCTTGATCATATTTATGCTGCGTTAGATGAAATTAAAGGCGCAACTCAGAAAAAACTGGCAAATGGTAAGGAAGATGCTGATAAATCTCGCTATTTGGCAACCATAGTTTTAGATGTTCCTATAGAAATTAATTTAGAAGATTGCAAATTAAAAGGATTTGATATAAGCGTCTTATCCCCAATTTTAGAAAAATTAGAATTCAAGTCTTTTTTAGGTAGAATAAACGACTTACAGCAACGTTTTGGTGGTCAAGTTGAAGAAAAGCCAGAAGCTAAAACAGACGCAATTAATCCTAACTCAGAATTGAAGGATGATGAAAATAATGATTTGTGGTTTTTCAGTGCTAGTGATACAGCAGCAGTTGCACAAAAATCTATTTCTCCCATTACACCACTGATCGTCAACACTGAAGCGAAACTAACTGAATTAGTGAAGCTTCTGCAAACATTCACTAACCCAGAGACTCCCGTTGCTTGGGACACTGAAACTACCTCTTTAGAACCAAGAGATGCTGAGTTAGTAGGAATTGGTTGCTGTTGGGGAATGCAACCGGATGAAGTAGCCTATATTCCTGTGGGGCATAAAACTGGGGAAAATTTGCATAAAGATTTGGTGCTAGAAGCATTACGCCCAATTCTTGAAAGTGCTGATTATCCCAAAGCTTTACAGAATGCCAAATTTGACCGCTTAGTTCTCAAGTGTCAAGGGATTAATTTGGCGGGAGTAGTGTTTGATCCGATGCTGGCAAGTTACATTCTAAATCCAGATTCAAGTCATAATTTGATGGATTTAGGACAGCGATATTTGGGATTGATAGCAAAAAGTTATTTAGATTTAGTTCCTAAAGGCAAAACTATCGCTGATATAGATATTCCCGCCGTTGCAGATTACTGCGGTATGGATGCTTATTCTACGTTTGGTTTGGTGGAAAAATTGCGTGAGAAACTTGAGCAAATTCCAAGTTTATCTAAGCTATTAGCGGAAGTGGAACAGCCACTAGAAGAAGTTTTAGCTCAAATGGAATATACGGGTGTCCGTATTAATTCAGCTTATTTAAAAGAACTTTCGCAGCATTTAGAAATAGAGTTAGTCAGGTTAAAACAGGAAGCAACTGAAATAGCTGGGGAAAATTTTAACTTAGGTTCTCCTAAGCAATTGAGCCAAATCTTGTTTGAAAAATTGGGGTTAAGCACTAGGCATTCTCGCAAAATTCAAACTGGCTTTTCTACGGATGCAGCAACATTAGAAAGACTTCAAGAAGATGATAAAAGTGGTTTCGTGGAGGCGATTATTGAGTACCGCACTCTATCTAAATTAAAGTCTACTTATGTTGATGCTTTACCTGCATTGGTGCGTCCAGATACTCAACGGGTGCATACTGATTTTAATCAAGCAGCAACATCAACTGGTAGGTTATCTTCTTCTAATCCGAATTTGCAAAATATCCCTATTCGCACAGCTTTTAGTCGCCAAATTCGGAAGGCGTTTTTGCCAGAAACTGGTTGGTTAATGGTGGCTGCTGATTACTCCCAAATTGAATTGCGGATTTTGGCTCATTTGAGTCAAGAGCCGATATTAGTGCAAGCATATCAGCAAAATGAAGATGTTCACACTGTTACCGCGCGGTTAGTATTTGAAAAAGAAAATATAACCTCAGAAGAACGAGGGATGGCAAAAACTATCAATTTTGGCGTGATTTATGGCATGGGTTCTCTCAGATTTTCGCGTTCAACTGGGATAGATAAGAATATTGCCAACGAGTTCATTAAGCGGTTTAATGAAAGATATCCTAAAGTTTTTGGATATTTAGAGCAAGTAAAAAAAGAAGCGATCGCTCTTGGTTATGTAGAAACTATTCTCGGTCGTCGTCGTTATTTTGACTTTACTAATAACAGTTTACGCAGATTAAAAGGCAGTAATCCAGAAGACATCGATCTGAGTAAATTGAAGAATTTGGGCGCTTATGATGCGGGTTTATTACGTTCAGCAGCTAATGCACCAATTCAAGGCTCTAACGCTGATATTATCAAAATTGCAATGGTAAGACTGCATGAGGTTTTGAAGAACTATCAGGCGCGTTTGTTGTTGCAAGTTCATGATGAATTAGTGTTTGAAATTCCCCCTGATGAGTGGGAAGAATTACAACCACAAATTAAGTCGGTGATGGAAAATGCAGTCCAGTTAAGTGTGCCGTTGCTGGTAGAGGCGCGTGTCGGTGAAAATTGGATGGATACGAAGTAA
- the psb27 gene encoding photosystem II protein Psb27, whose amino-acid sequence MHMKRYWSRLLALVLVLSIGLIGCSGSPDSLTGDYRQDTLAVVNVMRQALNLSQDSSDKTAVQAEARQKINDFSARYQRVNSVSGLGSFTTMRTALNSLAGHYSSYPNRPVPEKLKNRLEKELQQVEAALKRGG is encoded by the coding sequence ATGCATATGAAGCGCTATTGGTCGCGTTTGCTTGCGCTGGTTTTGGTTCTATCTATCGGCTTAATCGGCTGTTCTGGCAGTCCAGATAGCTTAACTGGAGATTATCGCCAAGACACCTTAGCTGTGGTCAATGTGATGAGACAAGCTCTGAATCTATCACAAGATTCATCTGACAAAACAGCAGTTCAAGCAGAAGCGCGTCAGAAAATTAATGACTTTTCAGCTCGCTATCAGCGAGTTAACTCTGTTTCTGGACTTGGCTCCTTTACAACCATGCGAACAGCCCTTAATTCCCTGGCTGGACACTACAGTTCTTACCCAAATCGTCCCGTACCCGAAAAACTCAAAAATCGTTTAGAGAAAGAATTACAGCAAGTTGAAGCAGCGCTAAAGCGTGGCGGTTAA
- a CDS encoding phosphatase PAP2 family protein: MLRQISNFWLRYIHPRLAALIATIGIVGLASCLLILFVLAKITEEVLEREAFAFDTTFLLWLHQFANPSLDNFMLFITSLGNPSTVVIVVSVNLILLWWQHYREEAKFFVLACLGGFILNTGLKLFFSKPRPELWHRLISEKSFSFPSGHALGSIVLYGFIAYELATHYPHFAKLIYSLTVILIAVIGISRLYLGVHWPTDIIAGYGVGFLWLMICITMLKLQKLKQRNLVN, translated from the coding sequence ATGCTCCGACAAATTTCTAATTTCTGGTTGCGTTATATACATCCTCGTTTGGCTGCCTTAATTGCCACAATTGGTATTGTTGGACTTGCTAGTTGTCTGCTGATACTTTTTGTTTTAGCAAAAATAACTGAAGAAGTTTTAGAACGAGAAGCTTTTGCATTTGATACTACTTTTTTGTTATGGCTACATCAGTTTGCTAATCCCAGCTTAGATAATTTCATGTTGTTCATTACCAGCCTTGGTAATCCTAGTACAGTAGTCATCGTTGTTAGCGTTAATCTAATATTACTTTGGTGGCAACATTATCGAGAAGAAGCGAAATTTTTCGTCCTTGCTTGTTTAGGAGGATTCATTTTAAATACAGGGTTAAAGTTATTTTTTTCCAAACCTCGCCCTGAACTATGGCATCGCTTGATTTCTGAAAAATCTTTTAGTTTTCCTAGCGGACATGCACTAGGTTCTATAGTACTTTATGGTTTTATTGCTTACGAATTAGCAACTCACTATCCTCATTTTGCTAAACTTATTTACAGTTTGACAGTTATTTTAATTGCTGTTATTGGGATTAGCCGCCTATATTTAGGAGTCCATTGGCCCACAGATATAATTGCAGGTTATGGAGTCGGTTTTCTGTGGCTGATGATATGTATTACAATGCTCAAATTGCAGAAATTAAAGCAGAGAAACTTAGTTAATTAA
- a CDS encoding PepSY domain-containing protein — MRTSTKLILTAACIGTLGFTGLSRVVFAKQPQSFVAIARQNHNGMQIAEASDGDGEKNDDAEEQQEAAKLQPLAKITAQQAQQTVEASVGGKAKSVKLENEDGNLVYSVEIGQQDVKVDAGNGKVIYAENANEQDEKNEATRPKSSIQVKETNDDK; from the coding sequence ATGAGAACTTCAACAAAACTCATTTTGACAGCAGCTTGTATAGGTACTTTGGGATTCACTGGATTGTCGAGAGTGGTATTTGCAAAACAACCACAATCTTTTGTAGCAATTGCACGTCAGAATCATAATGGTATGCAAATTGCTGAAGCCAGTGATGGAGATGGTGAAAAAAATGACGATGCAGAAGAACAGCAAGAAGCAGCAAAACTGCAACCGCTAGCTAAAATTACAGCACAACAAGCACAGCAAACTGTTGAAGCATCTGTGGGAGGTAAAGCGAAAAGTGTTAAACTCGAAAATGAAGATGGCAACTTAGTTTATTCGGTAGAAATTGGTCAGCAAGATGTTAAGGTAGATGCTGGTAATGGCAAAGTTATCTACGCTGAAAATGCTAACGAACAAGATGAGAAGAATGAAGCTACTCGTCCCAAGAGTAGTATTCAAGTTAAAGAAACTAATGATGATAAATAA
- a CDS encoding sensor histidine kinase, which yields MFQKIRYRLLLSYLGVFASLLGIFAIAVRFAFSHSLTEQITDKLTAIGKAAATNVEFEKGRLTIESDFRPQDLIAYHQALQWFDPQGNLITQQGKTVLTLPFLPNKIVQIQTGKVPIQVVTVPIIASDNGELVGYVRVSQSLEEFNETLEKLDWGLGGGIIITLVLSSIGGILLTRQAMQPIEESFAKLKQFTADASHELRSPLMAIKINAELPLEYPEEIGPKDADKFQAIANATNQMTRLTEDLLMLARTDRVSNQYRDTLNLTSILENLIQLYKPQAKAKQIDLKIQLIPNLQLIGDSIQLTRLFTNLVENALHYTPSGGVVEIKTNRVGSQLYVNLQDTGVGIAPEHIDKVFERFWRADQSRSYWSGGSGLGLAIAQAIAKNHGGLISVTSQLGVGSCFTVRLPTP from the coding sequence GTGTTTCAAAAAATCAGATATCGTTTATTGTTATCTTACTTAGGGGTGTTCGCATCGCTGTTGGGAATATTTGCGATCGCAGTCCGATTTGCTTTTAGTCACAGTCTAACTGAACAAATCACAGATAAGCTCACAGCCATAGGGAAAGCTGCGGCTACAAATGTAGAATTTGAAAAAGGTCGCCTGACGATTGAAAGTGACTTTCGTCCCCAAGACTTAATTGCTTATCATCAAGCATTACAGTGGTTTGATCCTCAAGGAAATTTGATTACCCAACAAGGAAAAACTGTTTTAACCTTACCTTTTTTACCAAACAAAATAGTACAAATTCAGACTGGTAAAGTTCCTATCCAAGTAGTGACTGTACCAATTATTGCTAGCGATAATGGTGAGCTAGTTGGGTATGTAAGGGTAAGCCAATCTTTGGAAGAATTTAATGAAACCCTTGAAAAACTGGACTGGGGATTAGGCGGTGGCATTATTATAACTTTGGTTCTGAGTAGTATTGGCGGAATTTTGTTAACTCGTCAAGCAATGCAACCTATTGAAGAGAGTTTTGCAAAGCTTAAACAATTTACTGCTGATGCTTCCCATGAACTACGCAGTCCGTTAATGGCGATCAAAATTAATGCTGAGTTACCGCTAGAATATCCAGAAGAAATAGGGCCAAAAGATGCAGATAAGTTTCAGGCGATCGCCAACGCTACAAACCAGATGACTCGCCTCACAGAAGACTTATTGATGCTAGCACGCACTGATAGAGTTTCCAATCAGTATAGGGATACTCTCAATTTAACGTCAATATTAGAGAACCTAATCCAACTATATAAACCTCAAGCCAAAGCTAAACAAATTGATTTAAAAATTCAATTAATTCCTAATCTTCAACTAATAGGTGATTCAATTCAATTAACGCGACTGTTTACTAATTTAGTTGAAAATGCACTCCATTACACACCATCAGGGGGCGTAGTTGAAATTAAAACTAATCGTGTTGGTTCCCAGCTTTATGTCAACCTACAAGATACAGGTGTCGGAATTGCACCAGAGCATATCGACAAGGTTTTTGAGCGTTTTTGGCGAGCAGATCAGTCTCGTTCTTATTGGTCAGGTGGTTCTGGTTTAGGGCTAGCGATCGCTCAAGCTATTGCCAAAAATCACGGTGGATTAATTAGTGTTACAAGTCAATTAGGAGTTGGTAGTTGTTTTACTGTGCGTTTACCAACTCCATAA
- a CDS encoding response regulator transcription factor: protein MRILIVEDDDRIAKPLAEFLRRQHHIVDITTNGLTAWEWSQSALYELILLDLMLPKLDGITLCKRLRAASSNVLILMLTARDTTGDKIIGLDAGADDYLVKPFELKELAARIRALARRTPEIRPQILIHGDLQLDPATQKVTYAGNIISLTPKEYMILEYFLKHQNQIVTRSVILDKLWDFDKSSGEGSIKTHITNLRNKLRASGSSEDLIENIYGIGYRLGKK, encoded by the coding sequence ATGAGAATTTTAATAGTTGAAGATGACGATCGCATTGCCAAACCATTAGCCGAATTTTTAAGACGACAACATCATATTGTAGATATAACAACTAATGGCTTGACAGCTTGGGAATGGTCGCAATCAGCATTATATGAGCTAATTTTATTAGATTTAATGCTGCCTAAATTAGATGGAATTACTCTATGTAAGCGTTTACGCGCAGCTTCATCTAATGTTCTGATTTTAATGTTGACCGCACGAGATACAACAGGCGATAAAATTATCGGACTCGATGCTGGTGCTGATGATTACTTAGTTAAGCCATTTGAATTAAAAGAGTTAGCAGCACGCATCAGGGCTTTAGCTAGAAGAACTCCAGAAATTCGCCCTCAGATTTTAATTCACGGTGATTTACAACTAGATCCAGCAACTCAAAAGGTTACTTATGCAGGAAATATCATATCATTAACTCCCAAAGAATATATGATATTAGAATATTTTTTGAAACATCAAAATCAAATTGTCACTCGTTCGGTGATTCTTGATAAATTGTGGGACTTTGATAAATCTTCGGGAGAAGGAAGTATTAAAACTCATATTACAAATTTGCGGAATAAACTTCGAGCATCTGGAAGTTCCGAAGACCTGATTGAAAATATCTATGGCATAGGTTATCGTCTAGGAAAAAAGTAG
- the cofH gene encoding 7,8-didemethyl-8-hydroxy-5-deazariboflavin synthase subunit CofH, whose product MLTKIAVEKILERALMGYDLSPQEGVVLLQQTDEEAIAAIRATSDTLRHTQAGDTVTYIINRNINFTNICEQHCSFCAFRRDDGDVGAYWLDSAQILEKATDAVQRGATEICMQGGLNPQALVNGKSLPYYIKVVETIKQEFPQIHLHAFSPQEVEFIARLDGLEYADVIIALRDAGVGSMPGTAAEVLDDEVRRILCPEKINTATWLEIVSTAHKLGLHTTSTMLSGHIETHEQQIGHLEKLRSLQQTAIDREYPAKITEFILLPFVGQEAPKPLRRRVGRDQPVLSDALLLGAVARIYLGNWIPNHQQSWVKLGLAGATEALVWGCNDIGGTLMEEHITTMAGALGGTCMEVETLKTAIASLERPYQQRNTLYQKVRI is encoded by the coding sequence ATGCTAACTAAAATTGCTGTTGAGAAAATTCTTGAGCGTGCCTTAATGGGGTATGACTTATCTCCCCAAGAGGGAGTAGTATTGCTACAACAAACTGACGAGGAGGCGATCGCAGCAATCCGTGCTACATCTGACACACTTCGCCACACTCAAGCAGGGGATACGGTTACATACATCATTAATCGCAATATTAACTTTACCAATATTTGTGAGCAGCACTGTAGTTTTTGTGCCTTCCGTCGAGATGATGGTGATGTCGGTGCATACTGGTTAGATTCGGCGCAAATTTTAGAAAAAGCGACAGATGCAGTGCAACGGGGTGCAACGGAAATCTGTATGCAGGGTGGGTTAAATCCACAAGCGCTGGTAAATGGTAAATCTTTACCCTATTACATCAAGGTAGTGGAAACCATCAAACAGGAATTTCCACAGATTCATCTCCACGCTTTTTCTCCCCAGGAAGTGGAATTTATCGCCAGACTTGATGGACTTGAATATGCTGATGTGATTATTGCTTTGCGCGATGCTGGTGTTGGCTCAATGCCGGGAACAGCAGCAGAAGTATTAGATGATGAAGTCAGGCGGATATTGTGTCCAGAAAAGATTAATACAGCCACTTGGCTAGAAATTGTCAGCACCGCTCACAAATTAGGCTTACATACCACCAGCACTATGTTATCTGGGCATATTGAAACCCACGAACAGCAAATCGGGCATTTAGAAAAATTGCGATCGCTCCAACAAACTGCCATCGATCGGGAATATCCTGCAAAGATCACAGAGTTTATTTTATTACCCTTCGTTGGCCAAGAAGCGCCCAAACCCTTACGTCGCCGTGTCGGACGCGATCAACCAGTTTTAAGCGATGCACTCTTGCTAGGGGCTGTGGCGCGGATTTACTTGGGTAATTGGATTCCCAATCATCAGCAGAGTTGGGTAAAATTGGGGCTTGCTGGTGCAACCGAAGCCTTAGTTTGGGGTTGCAACGATATCGGCGGTACATTGATGGAGGAGCATATTACCACAATGGCAGGTGCTTTGGGTGGTACATGCATGGAAGTCGAAACTTTGAAAACTGCGATCGCTTCTTTAGAACGACCTTACCAACAACGCAATACTCTTTATCAAAAAGTTAGGATTTAA
- a CDS encoding ArnT family glycosyltransferase → MFIFLPLLSWIAIFWFINKNRTDWRESLILTSTYWGVLIAVTTEFLSILKLIAFGWILATWGLICIVLIYIWFRLNFQKTKTLEPNISSQLIKNIQIPSFVKLLLSGVGFIIGTVGLIAIIAPPNNWDSMDYHMSRVAHWIQNHSIAHYPTDYTPQLYQNPWSEFVILHFQILSGGDYFANLVQWFSMIGCIIGVSLIAKQLRADLRGQVFSAVVTATIPMGILQASSTQNDYVVAFWVVCLAYYLLSTIQTAKSDIWTNSFNIGISTGLAILSKGTAYFYVFPFLIWFSFYQIKRLRWQAWKPALIVGSISLLLNISHYLRNYNLFASPLGEPDGYRNEVFGINILISNILKNIALHIGTPIGLWNGIANKLIQIIHIFIRVDINDPRITFSKTFFVPGGWATLGITGNENSAGNLVHLALIIICITIFLARKSIRKENYIFAYLIATISTFLIFCYLLKWQAWNTRLHLPFFVLISPFLGVVLSKLKNQKITIFIVICLLISSLPWVFFNRYRPIIDSNNIFQTPRIEQYFSNRPYLKTTYTGAVEFLNSKKCSNIGLLMGKDPWEYPLWVLWRQKNLEIVKLQHININNISAILEKEDFYRDFEPCGIISMETKKSKQKKAQEVNFKGKIYLRAWDSPDIGIFIK, encoded by the coding sequence ATGTTTATATTTTTGCCTCTCCTTTCTTGGATTGCTATTTTTTGGTTCATTAATAAAAATCGTACCGATTGGCGTGAATCGCTGATATTAACATCTACTTATTGGGGGGTTCTGATTGCTGTAACCACTGAGTTTTTGAGCATTTTAAAATTAATCGCTTTTGGCTGGATATTAGCAACTTGGGGATTAATATGTATTGTATTAATTTATATATGGTTTCGATTAAATTTCCAAAAGACTAAGACTTTAGAGCCAAATATTTCTTCTCAACTAATTAAAAATATTCAAATACCATCCTTCGTAAAATTATTGTTATCTGGTGTAGGTTTCATTATAGGAACAGTTGGATTAATTGCCATCATTGCACCACCAAATAACTGGGATTCTATGGATTATCACATGAGTCGTGTTGCTCATTGGATACAAAATCATAGCATTGCTCATTATCCAACAGATTATACTCCACAGTTATATCAAAACCCTTGGTCAGAATTCGTGATTTTGCACTTTCAAATTTTGAGTGGTGGTGACTACTTCGCTAACTTAGTTCAATGGTTCAGCATGATTGGCTGTATTATTGGAGTCTCATTAATTGCAAAACAACTCAGAGCAGATTTACGAGGCCAAGTTTTTTCTGCGGTTGTAACTGCAACAATACCTATGGGAATCTTGCAAGCTTCAAGCACTCAAAATGATTATGTAGTTGCCTTTTGGGTGGTTTGTCTCGCTTACTACTTGCTATCAACTATCCAAACTGCAAAAAGCGATATTTGGACGAATTCATTTAATATTGGTATTAGCACAGGATTAGCTATTTTGAGCAAAGGAACTGCTTATTTTTATGTATTTCCCTTCTTAATTTGGTTTAGCTTTTACCAGATTAAACGCTTACGCTGGCAAGCATGGAAACCTGCTTTGATTGTAGGAAGTATCTCTTTATTACTTAATATTAGTCACTATTTACGTAATTATAATTTATTCGCTTCACCACTTGGCGAACCAGACGGCTATCGTAATGAAGTATTCGGTATTAATATACTCATCTCTAATATTCTGAAGAATATTGCTTTGCATATAGGAACACCTATTGGTTTATGGAATGGAATAGCCAATAAGTTAATTCAAATTATACATATATTCATCCGTGTAGATATTAACGATCCTCGAATAACTTTTTCCAAGACATTCTTTGTACCAGGAGGTTGGGCAACACTTGGGATAACTGGTAATGAAAATAGTGCTGGGAATTTAGTACATTTAGCACTAATAATAATATGTATAACAATTTTTCTAGCTCGAAAATCTATTCGTAAAGAAAATTATATTTTTGCTTATCTTATTGCTACCATATCTACATTTTTGATATTTTGCTACTTGCTAAAATGGCAAGCCTGGAATACTCGCCTACATTTACCTTTTTTTGTCCTAATTTCTCCATTTTTAGGGGTTGTATTATCTAAGCTGAAAAACCAAAAAATCACAATTTTTATAGTAATATGTCTGCTAATATCATCATTACCCTGGGTCTTTTTTAACAGGTATAGACCTATTATTGATAGTAACAATATATTTCAAACGCCCAGAATTGAGCAGTATTTTAGTAATCGTCCATACCTAAAAACAACTTACACGGGGGCAGTTGAGTTTTTAAATTCAAAAAAATGCTCGAATATTGGCTTATTAATGGGAAAAGACCCTTGGGAATACCCTTTATGGGTACTTTGGCGACAAAAAAATCTAGAAATAGTTAAACTTCAACATATTAATATAAATAATATTTCAGCCATTTTAGAAAAAGAAGATTTTTATAGAGATTTTGAACCTTGTGGGATTATTTCGATGGAAACTAAAAAAAGTAAACAGAAAAAAGCTCAAGAAGTTAATTTTAAAGGCAAAATTTATCTTCGAGCATGGGATTCTCCAGATATTGGTATATTTATTAAGTAA
- a CDS encoding CbtB domain-containing protein produces MTTFSQISVLQKTASITLSKPMQVTLYMLLSSLVIWTVLFSTYPAVHNTAHSTRHHTLGVACH; encoded by the coding sequence ATGACTACTTTTTCTCAGATTTCAGTATTGCAGAAGACCGCAAGCATTACCTTATCCAAGCCTATGCAGGTAACGCTGTATATGCTATTGTCTTCTTTAGTTATTTGGACTGTTTTATTCTCCACCTATCCTGCGGTTCATAACACAGCACACTCAACGCGTCACCACACTTTAGGGGTTGCATGTCACTAA
- a CDS encoding multicopper oxidase domain-containing protein encodes MPNNFALGNGKPWSRRQLLKLGLAGAGITGAAGLWQMLNLQSKAIVKVPPLDRSSPDDVTNPMKMLRDFDYGTVKQENGRTIREFQLTAGTSIIKLNSAVSYNIWDLNGRIPGPTLRAKQGDRIRVLFLNKAGHSHSLHFHGVHPAEMDGVRPISNGSATIYEFDAEPYGVHLYHCHIEPVTRHIAKGLYGMFIIDPPTPRPPADEIVLVMGGYDINDDSHNDYYAFNGLPHHYMHHPIGIYKDQLIRLYVLNIIEYDPAVTFHLHANFFDVYRYGMSMTPSEKTDVITMGVAERHILEFAFRYPGKYMFHPHQDAIAENGCMGQFEVITDGNSQKDVKKT; translated from the coding sequence ATGCCCAATAACTTCGCTCTAGGTAACGGAAAGCCTTGGAGCCGTCGTCAATTATTGAAACTGGGACTCGCTGGTGCTGGGATAACTGGTGCTGCTGGACTTTGGCAGATGCTAAATCTCCAAAGTAAGGCAATCGTCAAAGTGCCACCACTCGATAGATCATCGCCAGACGATGTTACTAACCCAATGAAGATGTTGAGGGATTTTGATTATGGGACGGTAAAGCAAGAAAATGGGCGGACTATCCGCGAATTTCAGCTAACTGCGGGTACTTCCATCATAAAGCTCAATAGTGCTGTCTCTTACAACATCTGGGATTTAAATGGTCGCATACCAGGGCCAACGCTAAGAGCAAAACAGGGCGATCGCATTCGGGTATTATTTCTCAATAAGGCGGGACATTCTCACTCTTTGCATTTTCATGGTGTTCATCCGGCAGAAATGGATGGCGTTCGCCCAATCAGCAATGGTAGTGCAACAATTTATGAGTTTGATGCCGAACCTTATGGTGTACACCTATACCACTGCCATATTGAACCCGTTACCCGTCACATCGCTAAGGGACTGTATGGGATGTTCATCATCGATCCACCTACTCCTCGTCCCCCGGCTGATGAGATTGTCCTAGTGATGGGTGGTTATGACATAAATGATGATAGTCATAATGATTATTACGCCTTCAACGGTCTGCCCCATCATTACATGCATCATCCCATTGGCATTTACAAAGATCAGTTGATTCGGTTGTATGTCCTCAATATCATTGAATACGATCCGGCAGTGACGTTTCATCTCCACGCTAACTTCTTTGATGTTTATCGCTATGGCATGAGTATGACTCCTAGCGAAAAAACAGATGTGATAACGATGGGTGTAGCCGAAAGGCACATCTTAGAATTTGCTTTTCGCTACCCAGGTAAGTATATGTTCCATCCCCATCAGGATGCGATCGCAGAAAACGGCTGCATGGGTCAATTTGAAGTAATTACTGATGGTAATTCTCAAAAGGATGTTAAAAAAACTTAA